The sequence CCAGACCAGATGTACTGTCAATCGTGAAACAGTATGTCCATTCGATCGCTGCTCTGCCACTGACGAAAGGTATACTTTTTAGAAGCTGAAAGCGACATGCACTTAAAGTGCATAGTTTTAACTCTTTCTGTGACCAATAAACGAAAAGGCGATCTCAGACCTTTGCCCTTCTTTGTTGATCGCAATGCAGTTCATAAGTTCGTGTATTCTTGGAAGTTAGCGGTTAAATTCGCCCCACGTTTAAACTGAATCGATGGACAGAGAAACATTGGAAGCGTTGGAGGCTGCTCTTGACGTGACACCAGGAAATACAAAACTCAGAAAGCAAACCGCTAAAGGCTTTTTCAACCTTGGTGAGTACCAAAAAGCCAAAGAGCATCTTAAAATTCTCATTCAAGAATCAAGAGATTTTGAAGCCCGTTTGCTTTTGGCCGATTGCTACGGTAAGCTTGAAGAGTTCTCAACCGCAATTGTCATTTGCGAAGATCTCCTGGACCAATCGAATGACGCTGAACTTTTAACGTTGTACATCAACCTGTTACTGAAAGATGGACAGCAAACTCAAGCTGTGGAACAGTTCAAACGTCTTAAGCAAGAGAATCCAGAATGGCGAAATGCAGCTCTGGAAGGACAGCTTTTGGTGAAAGAACTTACGGGTAGTGAGTACGAGGATGAGGACGAATACCTCTTTATGGAAAAACCGAACATGTCCTTTGAGGATGTTGGAGGAATGGAGGACATTAAAGATGATATTCGAATCAAGATCATTCACCCACTAAACAACCCCGACCTGTATAAAGCCTATGGCAAAAAAGCTGGTGGGGGAATACTTCTATACGGCCCTCCTGGCTGTGGAAAGACCTATTTGGCCAAGGCCACAGCCGGTGAAATCAAATCAAAGTTCATCTCTCTTGGCCTTGAAGAGGTATTGGACATGTATGTTGGTAATAGTGAACGTAACCTTCATCACAAATTTGAAGTGGCACGAAGCAACAACCCTTGCGTCCTTTTCTTCGATGAGATTGATGCAATGGGCAGCAAGCGTAACGACCTTAAGCAATCCGCAGGAAGGAATCTAATCAATCAATTCCTGAAAGAATTAGACGGAGTTGACACCAACAATGAGGGTGTGCTTATCCTAGGAGCAACCAACTCTCCTTGGCACATGGATTCGGCATTTCTACGCCCTGGAAGATTTGACAGAATCATTTTTGTCCCACCACCAGATGAAGAGGCCCGCGAAAAAATCATTCAGATCCAACTACTGGAAAAACCAATAGAAAAGATCGATTACAGAAAAATTGCCTCAAAAACTGATGGTTTCAGCGGTGCGGATATCCAAGCCATGGTGAATCTAACCGTAGAGGATAAACTGCGGATTTCCATGAAAAGTGGAAAGCTTGATCTTATCACAACAAATGACCTACTATCCTCTGCAAAAAAAGTTCGACCAAGCACAAAGGAATGGTTCAACACGGCAAGGAATTATGCGCTTTACTCCAACGCTTCAGGAATGTATGATGACATCCTGAAATATCTTAAACTCTAATGGATCTTGAACAGATAAAACGTATACAGCTTCTTATTGAACGCAGACGCTTTGACGAAGCACATCAGCGAATTGTTGAAACTCTTTCTCAGAGCCCTGACTCGGGTTATCTGTATGCTTTACAAGCAGAAATTCATGAAAGACAAGATGAACATGTAAA is a genomic window of Flavobacteriales bacterium containing:
- a CDS encoding AAA family ATPase produces the protein MDRETLEALEAALDVTPGNTKLRKQTAKGFFNLGEYQKAKEHLKILIQESRDFEARLLLADCYGKLEEFSTAIVICEDLLDQSNDAELLTLYINLLLKDGQQTQAVEQFKRLKQENPEWRNAALEGQLLVKELTGSEYEDEDEYLFMEKPNMSFEDVGGMEDIKDDIRIKIIHPLNNPDLYKAYGKKAGGGILLYGPPGCGKTYLAKATAGEIKSKFISLGLEEVLDMYVGNSERNLHHKFEVARSNNPCVLFFDEIDAMGSKRNDLKQSAGRNLINQFLKELDGVDTNNEGVLILGATNSPWHMDSAFLRPGRFDRIIFVPPPDEEAREKIIQIQLLEKPIEKIDYRKIASKTDGFSGADIQAMVNLTVEDKLRISMKSGKLDLITTNDLLSSAKKVRPSTKEWFNTARNYALYSNASGMYDDILKYLKL